Proteins encoded together in one Prionailurus viverrinus isolate Anna chromosome B1, UM_Priviv_1.0, whole genome shotgun sequence window:
- the EGR3 gene encoding early growth response protein 3 — protein sequence MTGKLAEKLPVTMSSLLNQLPDNLYPEEIPSALNLFSGSSDSVAHYNQMATENVMDIGLTNEKPNPELSYSGSFQPAPGNKTVTYLGKFAFDSPSNWCQDNIISLMSAGILGVPPASGALSTQTSTASMVQPPQGDVEAMYPALPPYSNCSDLYSEPVSFHDPQGNPGLAYSPQDYQSAKPALDSNLFPMIPDYNLYHHPNDMGSIPEHKPFQGMDPIRVNPPPITPLETIKAFKDKQIHPGFGSLPQPPLTLKPIRPRKYPNRPSKTPLHERPHACPAEGCDRRFSRSDELTRHLRIHTGHKPFQCRICMRSFSRSDHLTTHIRTHTGEKPFACEFCGRKFARSDERKRHAKIHLKQKEKKAEKGGAPSASSAPPVSLAPVVTTCA from the exons ATGACCGGCAAACTCGCCGAGAAGCTGCCGGTGACCATGAGCAGTTTGCTAAACCAACTGCCTGACAATCTGTACCCCGAGGAGATCCCCAGCGCGCTCAACCTCTTCTCTGGCAGCAGCGACTCGGTAGCCCATTACAATCAGATGGCTACAG AGAATGTGATGGACATCGGTCTGACCAACGAGAAGCCCAACCCGGAACTCTCTTATTCGGGCTCCTTCCAGCCAGCCCCCGGCAACAAGACCGTGACCTACTTGGGAAAGTTCGCCTTCGACTCCCCTTCCAACTGGTGTCAGGACAACATCATTAGCCTCATGAGCGCCGGCATCTTGGGAGTGCCCCCGGCCTCAGGGGCACTCAGCACGCAGACCTCCACGGCCAGCATGGTGCAGCCACCGCAGGGCGACGTGGAGGCCATGTATCCGGCGCTGCCCCCCTATTCTAACTGCAGTGATCTCTACTCGGAGCCTGTGTCTTTCCACGACCCCCAGGGCAACCCTGGGCTCGCCTATTCCCCCCAGGATTACCAATCGGCCAAGCCGGCCTTGGACAGCAACCTCTTCCCCATGATTCCTGACTACAACCTATACCACCATCCCAACGACATGGGCTCCATTCCGGAGCACAAGCCCTTCCAGGGCATGGACCCCATCCGGGTCAATCCGCCCCCTATTACCCCTCTGGAGACCATCAAGGCATTCAAAGACAAGCAGATACACCCGGGCTTTGGCAGCCTGCCCCAGCCGCCGCTCACGCTCAAGCCCATCCGGCCCCGCAAGTATCCCAACCGACCCAGCAAGACCCCGCTCCACGAGCGGCCCCACGCGTGCCCGGCGGAGGGCTGCGACCGCCGTTTCAGCCGCTCGGACGAGCTGACCCGGCACCTGCGCATCCACACGGGCCACAAGCCCTTCCAATGCCGGATTTGCATGAGGAGCTTCAGTCGCAGCGACCACCTTACCACTCACATCCGCACGCATACGGGCGAGAAGCCCTTTGCCTGCGAGTTCTGCGGGCGCAAGTTTGCGCGCAGCGACGAGCGCAAGCGCCACGCCAAGATCCACCTCAAGCAAAAGGAGAAGAAGGCGGAGAAGGGGGGTGCGCCCTCTGCGTCCTCGGCGCCCCCCGTGTCCCTGGCCCCTGTGGTCACCACCTGCGCCTGA